From the Drosophila suzukii chromosome 2 unlocalized genomic scaffold, CBGP_Dsuzu_IsoJpt1.0 scf_2c, whole genome shotgun sequence genome, one window contains:
- the LOC139354303 gene encoding uncharacterized protein: MTLLQSRAKISWSLSQRKRIHNDPEKIATILNMPSQKATRQVHSFLGVSSWYRRFVPNFTELAHALYNLVKKGTKLKWNEEREEATKNLKEALAEARVLTYPDFEKTFLLQADATYCGLGAV, encoded by the coding sequence ATGACACTTCTTCAAAGTAGAGCTAAGATATCTTGGTCACTTAGTCAGCGCAAGAGGATACACAATGATCCGGAAAAGATAGCCACGATCCTCAACATGCCAAGCCAAAAGGCTACGAGGCAGGTACACAGCTTCCTGGGGGTATCATCATGGTACAGAAGGTTCGTTCCTAACTTCACGGAACTGGCGCATGCGCTGTACAACCTGGTCAAGAAGGGTACGAAGTTAAAATGGAACGAAGAGAGAGAAGAGGCAACCAAAAACTTGAAGGAAGCTCTAGCAGAAGCACGAGTCCTAACTTACCCTGACTTTGAAAAGACCTTTCTTCTCCAGGCGGACGCCACTTACTGCGGGCTAGGAGCAGTCTAA